Proteins found in one Aneurinibacillus uraniidurans genomic segment:
- a CDS encoding GNAT family N-acetyltransferase, with protein sequence MIHTRNATAADASFLYQVYKETREKELVQVGWGEEELEVFLRMQFAMQRRSYELQHRTANHNIILLGTVRIGQIMTEVTNQVTNQVIWFIDVSLLAEYQNKGIGTRLIHDIQARAEEAGKVVHLHVLHNNLAQRLYERLGFYRIGEKFPYIAMEWKPT encoded by the coding sequence TTGATTCATACACGCAATGCGACTGCTGCTGATGCTTCTTTCCTTTATCAAGTCTATAAGGAGACAAGAGAGAAGGAACTTGTACAAGTAGGCTGGGGTGAGGAAGAACTGGAAGTATTTCTTCGTATGCAGTTTGCTATGCAGAGACGTTCGTACGAGCTTCAGCATCGAACAGCCAATCATAACATTATTCTGCTTGGTACGGTGCGTATCGGTCAGATTATGACTGAAGTCACAAATCAAGTCACAAATCAAGTCATATGGTTTATTGATGTGTCTTTACTTGCCGAATATCAAAATAAAGGAATTGGCACACGTTTGATTCACGATATTCAAGCGAGAGCAGAGGAGGCTGGGAAGGTTGTGCATCTACATGTACTGCATAACAATCTAGCGCAGCGTTTGTATGAGCGACTCGGATTTTATAGGATAGGGGAGAAA
- a CDS encoding GNAT family N-acetyltransferase, whose amino-acid sequence MIHTRNVTAYDTSFLYQAYKEAREKELSQMGWDAEEQEGLLRVQFDMQRRSYALQHLAADHNIILLDTVRIGQIMTKITDRSIWIIDVSLLAEYQNKGIGTRLIHDIQARAEETGKAVRLHVLHNNPAQCLYERLGFYRVGEKFPYVAMEWLHNQTTRASRKEEEVPLMFGDMK is encoded by the coding sequence TTGATTCATACACGCAATGTGACTGCCTATGATACATCCTTCCTTTATCAAGCCTATAAGGAGGCAAGAGAGAAGGAACTTTCACAAATGGGATGGGATGCAGAAGAGCAGGAAGGACTTCTTCGTGTGCAGTTCGACATGCAGAGACGTTCGTATGCGCTTCAGCATCTAGCGGCTGATCATAACATTATCTTGCTTGATACGGTGCGCATCGGTCAGATTATGACCAAAATCACGGATCGTTCTATCTGGATTATTGATGTTTCTTTGCTTGCAGAATACCAAAATAAAGGGATTGGTACGCGTTTGATTCATGATATTCAAGCGAGAGCAGAAGAGACGGGGAAGGCTGTACGTTTACATGTACTGCATAACAATCCAGCGCAATGTTTGTATGAACGACTTGGGTTTTATAGGGTAGGGGAGAAGTTTCCTTATGTTGCTATGGAATGGCTGCATAATCAAACAACAAGAGCAAGTAGAAAGGAAGAAGAGGTTCCACTTATGTTTGGTGACATGAAATGA